The Desulfomonilia bacterium region GAACTTTGATCTGAGAATGAATATCCTTAACTACCAGGCAAGGTTCTACGTGAGAAACAAGCTCAAAGGCATTGACCCGAGGGACATCGATGTGCCCCCGGATTTCATGGATTATCTGCCGAAGGGAAACCCCAGACACAGGTAAACCTCTATATCGATATTGCTGCCTTGCTTAAACCAGGTTTTGAACCCTGTTGTCTCTTACCAGAATGCCCCGCCGGAGGCCTGTTCGAAGGTTTTGCCGAAGCATGAGTAAAAGGCCTCGCGTGCTGCTGCCGGGGCGGCCTGGCAAACTCATTTCCTTTTGGTTGAGGCTTGTTGTAGTCGAATCCATCCAATTTTTTCCGCGCCAGTCTCTCGCCTAATGTCAGTTCTATATCATGGACCATTGCCGCGTCTTCACGGGTGATAAACGTGAAGGCGTCACCGTTTCTCGATATACGACCCGTACGTCCAATGCGGTGTGTATATGCATCGACCGTATCAGGGATATCGTAATTTATGACATGGGATATCGCCGAGACATCTATGCCGCGTGCAGCTATATCCGTTGCTACCAGTATCTGATAGGTTCCATTGCGAAAGCCTTCTATCGCCTCTTCCCGCCTGTTCTGCGAAAGATTCCCCTGAAGCGATGTCGCACTGAATCCTGCATGGCCGAGTTGTTCTGCAACCCTTTTGGCGCGGTGCTTTGTGCGTGTAAACACGAGGACCGATTCGGTTGATGTTATCTTCAGAAGCTCCTTGAGGAGCGCCGTCTTCAAATGCTGTTCAACGGGATAGAGCGCGTGCGTTATTGTCGAGACCGGCTTTGTTATATCAATCTGCACAGTCACTGCATCATTGAGAATGTCCGACGCCAGATGCCTTATATCATCCGGCATTGTTGCCGAAAACAGCAGGTTCTGCCTTTTTTTGGGCAGGTGCTTCAGAATACGGCGGATATCGGGCAGGAATCCCATGTCAAACATGCGGTCAGCCTCGTCAATAACGAGCGTATCAACACTGCTTAGGTCGATTTTATTCTGGGATATCAGGTCGAGAAGTCTGCCCGGGCATGCCACAATGATCTCATTGTCCCGGCTCAAGTCCCTTATCTGAGGGGTAATGCTTACGCCGCCGAAAACGACCA contains the following coding sequences:
- a CDS encoding DEAD/DEAH box helicase, producing MTFEQFKFHPDIISGIIGQGYTSPTPIQEKTIPPILEGRDVLGLAQTGTGKTAAFTLPILERLIQGKRRRIKVLILAPTRELASQINDAIRALGRNMRLRSMVVFGGVSITPQIRDLSRDNEIIVACPGRLLDLISQNKIDLSSVDTLVIDEADRMFDMGFLPDIRRILKHLPKKRQNLLFSATMPDDIRHLASDILNDAVTVQIDITKPVSTITHALYPVEQHLKTALLKELLKITSTESVLVFTRTKHRAKRVAEQLGHAGFSATSLQGNLSQNRREEAIEGFRNGTYQILVATDIAARGIDVSAISHVINYDIPDTVDAYTHRIGRTGRISRNGDAFTFITREDAAMVHDIELTLGERLARKKLDGFDYNKPQPKGNEFARPPRQQHARPFTHASAKPSNRPPAGHSGKRQQGSKPGLSKAAISI